One genomic segment of Prochlorococcus marinus str. MIT 0919 includes these proteins:
- a CDS encoding GNAT family N-acetyltransferase, with amino-acid sequence MNNNNFIIRTLKLTDIKTITNWARNEGFAPGIGDVRIYKNTDSQGLWVGCLCDKLIGSIVGVKYNKSYGFLGLFIVQKEYRGRGYGINLWKHVLDKLTDIECIGLEAAPDRITDYSYWGFKSSSKTTRWQFIVNNKSVINQLRLTTDISGLVLLQDSEITDNVIQQYDANKEPTPRPHFLSDWLFHTSGTVLALVNSEGNCLGFGRIRKCLLKKGIGWRIGPLIADTPELASILIQSFLVRHPGIVLIDTPGLNPTANKLMSSLGFTSISHTVRMYKGSQPHITMNEIYGLACLELG; translated from the coding sequence ATGAATAATAATAACTTTATTATTAGAACACTCAAGTTAACTGATATTAAAACCATTACTAATTGGGCTAGAAACGAAGGTTTTGCCCCTGGAATTGGAGATGTAAGAATCTACAAGAATACAGATAGTCAAGGCTTATGGGTAGGTTGCCTATGTGATAAGTTGATAGGCTCAATTGTAGGAGTAAAGTATAATAAATCCTATGGTTTCCTAGGTTTATTCATTGTTCAGAAGGAATATAGAGGGAGAGGTTATGGTATCAATCTATGGAAACATGTACTAGATAAGTTAACTGATATAGAATGCATTGGCCTTGAAGCTGCTCCCGACAGAATTACTGATTATTCCTATTGGGGTTTTAAATCATCTTCGAAAACTACTAGATGGCAATTTATTGTAAACAACAAATCTGTGATTAATCAATTAAGGTTAACTACGGATATTTCCGGGTTGGTCTTATTACAGGACTCTGAAATTACAGATAATGTAATTCAACAATACGATGCAAATAAGGAACCTACCCCTCGTCCGCATTTCTTATCAGATTGGTTATTTCATACCTCCGGTACTGTTCTAGCTCTGGTAAATAGTGAAGGCAATTGTTTGGGATTTGGCAGAATAAGAAAATGTTTATTAAAGAAAGGTATAGGTTGGAGAATAGGACCACTTATCGCAGATACCCCTGAATTAGCTTCAATATTGATACAATCCTTTCTTGTTAGGCATCCTGGTATTGTTTTAATAGATACTCCTGGGCTAAATCCAACAGCAAACAAATTAATGAGTTCACTAGGCTTTACTTCGATTTCGCATACTGTGAGAATGTATAAAGGGAGTCAACCTCACATAACAATGAATGAAATTTATGGACTTGCTTGCTTAGAACTTGGCTAG
- a CDS encoding DUF6737 family protein produces MTFPTHNISFWSGKPFWCRPWSILLTGLVIIISTYFFIEILFVDILITSLIIIWWVLFLYYVPKIYTNSLDSSSSIDNE; encoded by the coding sequence ATGACTTTTCCGACTCACAATATTTCTTTTTGGTCGGGAAAACCTTTTTGGTGTAGACCATGGTCAATACTATTAACAGGTCTTGTTATTATTATTTCCACTTATTTTTTTATAGAAATTCTATTTGTAGATATTTTAATCACCTCACTAATTATAATATGGTGGGTTTTATTTTTGTATTATGTTCCCAAAATATATACTAATAGTTTGGACTCAAGTTCCAGCATAGACAATGAATAA
- a CDS encoding PCC domain-containing protein: protein MPNITLINSTSAFDLELKPGDDIKEEIITITSQHDLTGYIGGVVGNLSKATFKCPATDRNSVSEGNLEIISLNGTFSGSTCHLHLSFSDSECNVFGGHLENGSIVLKSANILLSILDKSTIKKEQHISKHTGKTRLQLAIISNCPWSSRAIRILNSNNVPFDLVKVDNDIAFNSIKSRSNSTTFPQLFLDDNYIGGYQKLSQLLDSGQISSLK from the coding sequence ATGCCAAATATTACACTTATAAATTCAACATCAGCATTTGATCTAGAATTAAAGCCTGGAGATGATATTAAGGAAGAAATAATAACTATAACAAGCCAACATGACCTGACTGGATACATTGGAGGAGTTGTTGGCAATCTATCAAAGGCAACATTTAAATGTCCAGCCACAGATCGCAATTCCGTTTCAGAAGGTAATCTCGAAATAATTTCGTTAAATGGAACATTTTCTGGCTCTACTTGTCATTTGCATTTAAGCTTTTCAGACTCGGAATGTAATGTATTTGGTGGGCATCTAGAAAATGGTTCAATTGTACTGAAGTCAGCAAATATTCTTTTGTCTATTTTAGATAAATCAACTATTAAGAAAGAACAGCATATTTCTAAACATACTGGTAAGACACGTCTTCAACTTGCGATAATTTCTAACTGTCCATGGTCCTCCAGAGCAATTAGAATATTAAATTCAAATAATGTACCTTTTGACTTAGTTAAAGTAGATAATGACATTGCATTTAACTCTATTAAATCAAGAAGTAATTCTACAACTTTCCCTCAATTATTTCTTGATGATAACTATATCGGTGGTTACCAGAAACTTAGCCAACTTTTAGATTCCGGCCAAATTAGCTCATTAAAATGA
- the pgsA gene encoding CDP-diacylglycerol--glycerol-3-phosphate 3-phosphatidyltransferase, with protein sequence MRSSIPNFITLSRIFLTIPICIALNNNNLTIAWFLFLIASLTDLFDGYLARKFLCTSKFGAVSDPLADKLLVILIYLWLTQNMIIPFWSLWLLISRELTVTLLRSSEKSGQPSIPISKIKTFFQFCSIFFLILPFNIDLESNLNLQNIGILFYWLSLYTSVISALVYINPRLKNYLKNNQD encoded by the coding sequence TTGAGATCATCCATACCCAACTTTATTACATTATCAAGAATTTTTTTAACCATACCAATATGTATAGCTTTGAATAATAATAATTTAACCATTGCCTGGTTCTTATTTTTAATTGCGTCATTAACTGATCTCTTCGATGGATATCTTGCGAGAAAATTTCTGTGTACTTCGAAATTCGGAGCCGTATCAGACCCCTTGGCGGATAAATTGTTAGTAATACTTATATACCTTTGGCTAACTCAGAATATGATAATACCATTCTGGTCTCTATGGTTACTAATTAGTAGAGAGTTGACTGTTACTCTTCTACGTTCCTCAGAAAAGAGTGGTCAACCATCTATTCCTATTAGCAAAATTAAAACTTTTTTTCAATTTTGCTCAATATTTTTCTTGATATTACCTTTTAATATAGATTTAGAGTCTAATCTTAACTTGCAAAATATAGGTATTCTTTTCTATTGGCTTTCATTATATACAAGTGTCATTTCGGCATTAGTATATATCAATCCCCGATTAAAGAATTATCTAAAGAACAATCAGGATTAG
- a CDS encoding NAD-dependent epimerase/dehydratase family protein, whose translation MKILVMGGTRFVGKALIQKFAEENHDIFIFTRGRNELPGFAEHIKGDRDTDDINKLNGMKFDVIVDSSGRELEQTKRVIHQIGYPNNRLIYISSAGIYSSNYKLPIKEDDMLDPNSRHIGKAKTEQWLKREGIPFTSFRPTYIYGPNNYNPIEKWFFDRIVNFKPIPMPGDGNIITQLGHVEDLAIAINLSISNNKTINECYNISGKKGVTLKGLIYAAAKAANISLDDLDIRSFDYTELEPKARKAFPVRLNHFLTDISKIENHLRWTPSYTLENGLSDSFNNDYAISAATNPDCSLDNSLIGD comes from the coding sequence TTGAAGATTCTTGTTATGGGAGGAACTCGCTTTGTTGGAAAAGCATTAATTCAAAAATTCGCAGAGGAAAATCATGATATTTTTATATTTACTAGAGGAAGAAATGAACTTCCTGGTTTTGCAGAACATATAAAAGGGGATAGGGACACAGACGATATTAATAAATTAAATGGAATGAAATTTGATGTAATAGTCGATAGTTCAGGTAGAGAATTAGAGCAGACCAAAAGAGTTATTCACCAAATTGGCTATCCTAATAATAGGTTGATTTATATAAGTTCAGCTGGAATTTATTCATCTAATTATAAATTGCCTATCAAAGAGGATGATATGCTAGATCCAAATAGTCGACATATTGGAAAGGCCAAAACAGAGCAGTGGCTAAAAAGAGAAGGTATTCCCTTTACTTCTTTTCGTCCCACATATATTTACGGACCTAATAATTACAACCCTATTGAAAAATGGTTCTTTGATAGGATAGTGAATTTTAAGCCAATCCCTATGCCTGGGGATGGAAATATTATTACCCAGCTAGGTCATGTTGAGGATTTGGCAATTGCTATTAATTTAAGTATAAGTAATAATAAAACTATTAATGAATGCTACAATATTAGTGGAAAGAAAGGTGTTACTTTAAAAGGGCTTATTTACGCTGCAGCTAAAGCTGCAAATATATCTCTTGACGATTTAGATATACGTTCCTTTGATTATACAGAATTGGAACCTAAAGCCCGAAAAGCATTCCCTGTTAGGCTCAATCACTTTTTAACTGATATTTCCAAAATAGAAAATCACTTGAGGTGGACACCATCCTACACATTGGAGAATGGATTAAGTGACAGTTTTAATAATGACTATGCTATTTCTGCTGCAACTAATCCTGATTGTTCTTTAGATAATTCTTTAATCGGGGATTGA
- the hisA gene encoding 1-(5-phosphoribosyl)-5-[(5-phosphoribosylamino)methylideneamino]imidazole-4-carboxamide isomerase, with protein sequence MDIIPAIDLLDGNCVRLIQGDYSKVTKFSSNPVDQAITWQELGAKRLHLVDLDGAKIGDSQNNQTIRSIAENIDIPIQVGGGVRSRDRVSELISYGIDKVILGTVAIENPEEVEKLANDYPGKIIVGIDARDGRVATRGWIEESQVKAIDLAARFSNSKVSAIIYTDISTDGTLNGPNLRSLREITSSTKIPIIASGGIGSLSDIISLFPFKKLGVDGVIVGRALYDKKVDLSEAIKVLSNIDLEDTQANSSLNT encoded by the coding sequence ATGGATATTATCCCAGCTATTGACTTGCTGGACGGCAATTGTGTTCGCCTAATTCAAGGAGACTATTCTAAAGTAACTAAATTTAGTAGTAACCCAGTTGATCAAGCAATCACTTGGCAAGAACTTGGAGCAAAGAGATTGCATCTGGTTGATCTAGATGGTGCAAAAATTGGAGATTCTCAAAACAACCAAACTATTAGATCAATTGCAGAGAATATTGATATCCCAATACAGGTAGGCGGAGGGGTCAGAAGCAGAGATAGAGTTTCAGAACTAATAAGTTATGGAATTGATAAAGTTATATTAGGTACAGTTGCAATAGAAAATCCCGAAGAGGTAGAGAAACTTGCCAATGATTACCCCGGGAAAATTATTGTTGGGATTGATGCAAGAGATGGACGAGTAGCAACAAGAGGTTGGATTGAAGAAAGCCAAGTGAAAGCAATCGATTTGGCTGCACGGTTCTCAAATTCTAAGGTTTCAGCGATTATCTATACAGATATATCAACTGATGGGACATTAAATGGTCCAAATTTGAGAAGCCTTAGAGAAATTACTTCATCAACTAAAATACCGATAATTGCCTCAGGTGGAATTGGGTCCTTATCAGATATTATTTCACTTTTTCCTTTCAAAAAACTTGGTGTAGATGGAGTTATTGTTGGAAGAGCACTCTACGATAAGAAAGTTGACTTATCAGAAGCTATAAAAGTCTTATCAAATATCGATTTAGAGGATACACAGGCAAATTCTTCTCTGAATACTTGA
- a CDS encoding DUF3685 domain-containing protein, translated as MIAPSLLGESLAKQLSSGNPGINVVLSNDLLTRNPSLVIWSIDTIESPENIKIEIKRLSRRWSKSPTLIILPSKFLIPPSNLLELDCQGIVQDPDIATLNSSIQTLLNGGRVIKLTNAFDVSKTKASLNSPILDFLIKSGITDIDKDIAKLNCIKERARSNILNRSIVNARLRELKAAKNLLLWIWGPMPISLSSEIEVDTSKNDYPYNDYDTDITLPNTESTTVRETIFARIRQSLNHELLNKTNTIFASEALISRKQRALYLSLIKQLEKLISKLKGCEYEGDELYTEWNLLQEVLRRQTLRDIADEYSKADYKGNSVIIADQLNDMVSLDASDSELPKPDNMLDTLVLDKPLLVDGQFLPSDHPKALLKIEILISNWLIRTADIVSSELLNTCYEWSALRQYILKHQLISTRELERFRNQLNTQDRINELFKRPVQLYESKRQLYRLNKSSIESFTITEPRDNELDELPWFQKQVTLLVETRDALSPQVQSIVKHIGDLMVVLLTNVLGRAIGLIGKGIAQGMGRTINR; from the coding sequence TTGATAGCGCCATCTCTTCTTGGTGAAAGTTTAGCAAAGCAATTATCTTCGGGTAACCCTGGAATTAATGTTGTACTTAGTAATGATCTTCTTACAAGGAACCCCTCATTAGTAATTTGGTCTATAGACACCATTGAGTCACCTGAGAATATTAAAATAGAAATTAAAAGACTTTCAAGAAGATGGAGTAAATCACCAACCCTTATAATTCTCCCTTCTAAATTTTTAATACCTCCAAGCAATTTATTAGAGCTTGATTGTCAGGGTATTGTCCAAGATCCTGATATTGCAACTCTAAATTCATCAATACAAACACTTTTAAATGGCGGCAGGGTGATTAAATTAACAAATGCGTTTGATGTTTCAAAGACCAAAGCCTCCCTGAACTCACCTATTCTTGACTTCCTTATAAAATCAGGTATCACTGATATAGATAAAGACATTGCAAAATTAAATTGTATAAAAGAAAGAGCAAGAAGTAATATTTTAAACAGATCAATCGTAAACGCTAGATTGAGAGAATTAAAAGCAGCTAAGAATTTACTGCTATGGATTTGGGGACCAATGCCTATTTCTTTATCTAGTGAGATTGAGGTTGATACAAGCAAAAATGACTACCCATATAATGATTATGATACTGATATAACATTACCAAACACAGAATCTACTACAGTTAGAGAAACAATATTTGCAAGGATCAGGCAGTCACTAAATCATGAATTGCTCAATAAAACTAATACTATATTTGCTTCCGAGGCCTTAATTTCAAGAAAACAGCGAGCCCTCTACTTGTCACTTATAAAACAACTTGAAAAGCTTATTTCAAAACTCAAGGGTTGTGAGTATGAAGGAGATGAATTATATACTGAATGGAATTTATTGCAGGAGGTTCTCAGAAGACAAACCTTAAGAGACATTGCAGATGAATATTCTAAGGCAGATTATAAAGGTAATAGTGTAATCATAGCTGACCAATTAAATGATATGGTTTCCTTAGATGCAAGCGATTCGGAATTACCTAAACCAGACAATATGCTTGATACGTTAGTATTGGATAAGCCATTATTAGTTGACGGACAATTTTTGCCATCAGACCATCCAAAAGCTTTATTAAAAATAGAAATACTTATTTCTAACTGGTTAATTAGAACAGCAGATATTGTAAGCAGCGAACTTCTAAATACTTGTTATGAATGGTCAGCTCTAAGACAATACATCCTAAAACACCAATTAATTTCTACTAGAGAACTAGAAAGATTTAGGAATCAGTTAAATACACAAGATCGTATTAATGAACTCTTCAAAAGACCAGTTCAACTTTATGAGAGTAAGCGCCAGCTCTATAGATTGAATAAGAGTTCTATCGAATCATTCACAATAACTGAGCCTAGAGACAATGAATTGGATGAGTTGCCCTGGTTTCAAAAACAAGTAACTTTACTAGTTGAAACTAGAGATGCTTTATCTCCCCAAGTGCAGTCTATTGTTAAGCATATTGGAGATTTAATGGTTGTATTGCTAACAAACGTCCTAGGCCGTGCTATAGGACTTATTGGTAAAGGAATTGCACAAGGTATGGGTAGAACAATCAATAGATAA
- a CDS encoding thylakoid membrane photosystem I accumulation factor, with the protein MIKNLTSLLSSLLVIFYLAIPVNAARDTNSFDGNIFPIYAGNGSLVPPQSTIAESLKNHRTSVIVFYLDDSADSKQFAPVVSGLKLLWTSSIDLLPLTTDELDQKASKDPTNPSFYWHGNIPQIVVLDGEGNIQLDKEGQVSIEEINQAITKSTGLNTPDFTITIKSFNEYNSDASKDGYTDPRK; encoded by the coding sequence ATGATTAAAAATTTAACTTCGTTATTATCATCGCTTTTAGTTATATTCTATTTAGCCATACCAGTAAATGCAGCTAGAGATACTAACAGTTTTGATGGAAATATATTTCCGATTTATGCAGGGAATGGCTCACTAGTTCCTCCACAGTCAACTATTGCTGAGTCACTCAAGAATCATAGAACCTCAGTAATAGTTTTTTATTTAGATGATAGTGCAGATAGTAAGCAATTCGCGCCTGTCGTATCAGGACTAAAATTACTCTGGACTTCATCTATTGATTTACTACCCTTAACTACAGACGAACTAGACCAGAAAGCTTCCAAAGATCCAACGAATCCTTCATTTTATTGGCATGGGAATATTCCTCAGATTGTCGTACTCGATGGAGAGGGCAATATACAACTTGACAAAGAAGGACAGGTTTCCATTGAAGAAATAAATCAAGCCATAACAAAATCTACAGGTTTGAATACACCTGATTTTACTATTACAATTAAAAGTTTTAATGAATATAATAGTGATGCCTCTAAAGATGGATATACTGATCCACGAAAATAA
- the ruvX gene encoding Holliday junction resolvase RuvX, whose amino-acid sequence MPGPQPQSVISLDIGKKRIGLAGCDPLGLTVTRLGAIHRSSFKQELTELKKLCIKRNVKGLVVGLPLDKSGVKTKQSTYCKKYGCKLAKELQLPLAWVNEHSSTWEAAQKYKLYNDRSGSLDSAAASILLSQWLQDGPELQFLNLKPLHS is encoded by the coding sequence ATGCCCGGGCCACAACCTCAATCAGTAATATCCCTAGATATTGGCAAAAAACGTATAGGTCTTGCTGGTTGTGATCCCTTAGGACTAACTGTTACAAGACTTGGGGCTATTCACAGGTCATCCTTTAAGCAAGAACTAACGGAACTTAAAAAACTATGCATAAAAAGGAATGTAAAAGGTCTAGTTGTTGGATTACCACTTGATAAATCTGGGGTTAAAACCAAACAATCTACTTATTGCAAGAAATATGGATGCAAATTAGCAAAAGAACTTCAACTACCATTGGCATGGGTTAATGAACATAGCAGTACATGGGAAGCAGCTCAAAAGTACAAGCTATATAATGACAGAAGTGGATCACTAGATAGTGCAGCTGCGAGCATTCTCTTATCCCAATGGTTACAAGATGGGCCCGAATTGCAATTTCTCAATTTAAAACCATTACATTCCTAA
- a CDS encoding DUF3727 domain-containing protein, which translates to MSEQISQENSDVPTLLVRDSKGRELLCFLEQVVPIDSIDYVLLTPVDTPVCLFKLLDEGDPELIITIENDDPILEVANVVLQEHELQLIRSAVTLTVSGELEEPEPEELEDKDLDDESETYELLISFKYEDNEYGLYIPLDPFFVVGKLEEGGATVLEGEEFDAMQPRIESELEEREL; encoded by the coding sequence ATGTCTGAACAAATTAGTCAAGAAAATAGCGATGTTCCTACATTATTAGTAAGAGATAGCAAAGGTAGAGAACTTTTATGCTTTCTAGAGCAAGTTGTTCCTATAGATAGCATTGATTATGTACTATTGACACCAGTTGATACTCCTGTATGTCTATTTAAATTATTAGATGAAGGTGATCCTGAATTGATAATCACAATTGAGAATGATGACCCTATTCTAGAAGTTGCAAATGTTGTTCTACAAGAACACGAATTACAATTAATAAGATCTGCTGTCACCCTAACCGTATCTGGCGAATTAGAAGAACCTGAACCTGAAGAGTTAGAAGATAAAGACCTTGATGACGAATCAGAAACCTATGAATTATTAATCAGCTTTAAATATGAAGACAACGAATATGGACTATATATACCTTTAGATCCCTTCTTCGTCGTCGGCAAATTAGAAGAAGGGGGGGCTACTGTTCTTGAAGGGGAAGAGTTTGATGCAATGCAGCCTCGTATTGAATCAGAACTTGAAGAAAGAGAATTATAA
- a CDS encoding YqeG family HAD IIIA-type phosphatase, whose product MTRNLLLPNWETGNLLSHIKKDDLKSRGIKGLLIDVDGTVIAGNYNKVDDCIITWIEVMKKDLKLFLISNNPSKERISNIAKQLHLDYIHSALKPRRKSILSAINALDLDPSNIAIVGDRILTDVLGGNRLGIYTILVKPIGKNGFIDKESNLQNVEIILSKIISRLLP is encoded by the coding sequence ATGACAAGAAATTTACTATTACCGAATTGGGAAACTGGAAATCTACTTAGTCACATTAAAAAAGATGACCTCAAATCCAGGGGCATAAAAGGTCTATTAATAGATGTTGATGGAACAGTGATAGCAGGTAATTATAATAAGGTAGATGACTGTATAATCACTTGGATCGAAGTAATGAAAAAGGACCTAAAGCTATTCCTTATAAGTAATAATCCTTCAAAGGAAAGAATAAGTAATATTGCAAAACAACTACATTTGGATTATATACATTCTGCTTTAAAGCCTCGTAGAAAATCGATTTTGTCAGCAATTAATGCTTTGGATTTAGATCCTTCTAATATAGCAATAGTAGGTGATCGCATACTCACTGATGTTTTGGGTGGTAATAGATTAGGAATATATACAATTTTAGTAAAGCCAATAGGAAAAAATGGATTTATAGATAAAGAAAGTAATCTCCAAAATGTTGAAATTATTCTGTCTAAGATTATATCTAGATTGCTTCCATGA
- the proB gene encoding glutamate 5-kinase: protein MTNWVIKVGTSLLRGNSNYSTKQVIEQYCLSLSNAIKSGDKIVIVSSGAVGLGCNRLELKSRPRDLASLQAAASIGQVQLMSLYEELMSSYGFKVAQILLSRSDFESRETYRNASLTLQRLLDWNVLPIVNENDAVSNDELRYGDNDTLSALVATSIKADELVLLTDIDRLYSQDPKSSVTAQPITDIHNPKELLDLESSSTISSDWGTGGIKTKLIAARIATESGIRVQLADGRDPEMLSKILKGNRGGTVFHPNPKPIGNKKSWLAHALHPVGILSLDKGACYAIQNKGASLLLVGVNNVIGNFSANQAVKLTDQEGVELGRGISSMSSDAINNSINKQNNSEKSPIVIHRDVLVLLSELIN from the coding sequence ATGACTAATTGGGTTATAAAAGTTGGTACTAGTCTATTAAGGGGAAATAGTAATTACTCTACCAAGCAAGTTATAGAACAGTATTGTCTGTCATTATCAAATGCTATTAAAAGTGGAGATAAAATTGTAATAGTTTCCAGTGGAGCTGTAGGCCTAGGATGTAATAGACTTGAGCTTAAATCAAGGCCAAGAGATCTAGCCTCTTTGCAAGCAGCAGCTTCTATTGGACAAGTTCAATTAATGTCCTTATACGAAGAATTAATGAGCTCTTATGGATTCAAGGTAGCTCAAATACTTCTATCACGATCAGATTTCGAGTCACGAGAGACTTACCGCAATGCCTCCTTAACATTGCAAAGATTATTAGATTGGAATGTTTTGCCTATAGTTAATGAAAATGACGCAGTATCTAACGACGAATTGCGTTATGGAGATAACGATACCTTGTCAGCTCTTGTAGCAACATCAATAAAAGCTGACGAATTGGTACTTTTAACTGATATAGATAGACTTTATTCGCAAGATCCTAAGTCTTCAGTTACTGCACAGCCAATAACTGACATACATAATCCAAAAGAGTTATTAGATTTAGAGTCTTCATCTACTATTAGCTCCGACTGGGGTACAGGTGGAATTAAAACAAAGCTTATTGCAGCTCGTATTGCAACAGAAAGCGGAATAAGAGTTCAATTGGCAGATGGTAGAGATCCTGAAATGCTTTCTAAAATTCTTAAAGGAAATCGTGGTGGAACAGTATTTCATCCCAACCCAAAACCAATAGGGAATAAAAAAAGCTGGCTTGCACATGCATTGCATCCGGTAGGAATATTATCTTTAGATAAAGGAGCTTGTTATGCTATCCAGAATAAAGGAGCCTCTCTTCTTCTTGTTGGCGTGAATAATGTAATCGGTAATTTTTCTGCAAATCAAGCAGTCAAGTTGACAGACCAGGAAGGAGTAGAACTTGGAAGAGGTATTAGTTCAATGAGTAGTGACGCGATTAATAATTCAATAAATAAACAAAATAATTCTGAAAAGTCACCTATTGTAATTCATAGAGATGTACTGGTTTTATTAAGTGAACTTATTAACTAA
- the lpxD gene encoding UDP-3-O-(3-hydroxymyristoyl)glucosamine N-acyltransferase: protein MLFSKLLKKLRQGDSNILDQNICNDPDILKASSLDKGQVGEISFLEENSYLLKSIFSTNISAILIPNQTKIKDLANEKGIAWASCLDPKLAFAEVLDELNPRMVARPGIHETAVIGSNVDISKEASIGANVFIGDNCKIGEGSLIHPGVVIYNNVIVGSNSELHANCVLHPKTIVGNNCLIHSNAVIGSEGFGFIPTKNGWRKMPQTGNVILEDFVEIGTCSTIDRPSVGETRIGKGTKLDNLVQIGHGVAVGKNCAMASQVGVAGGAKIGDGVILAGQVGVGNRVRIGDGVIASSKCGVHADIEPGQVISGFPAMPNKLWLRCSASFKKLPDIAKSIRNAKDPKSH, encoded by the coding sequence ATGCTATTTAGTAAATTACTAAAGAAACTTCGTCAGGGAGATTCAAATATTTTGGACCAAAATATTTGTAACGATCCTGATATTTTAAAAGCCTCATCATTAGATAAAGGTCAAGTTGGTGAAATAAGCTTTCTAGAAGAAAATAGCTATTTATTGAAAAGTATATTTTCAACCAATATTTCAGCAATACTTATACCTAACCAAACTAAAATTAAAGACCTAGCAAATGAAAAAGGAATCGCCTGGGCATCGTGTTTAGATCCAAAATTAGCCTTTGCTGAGGTTTTAGACGAACTAAACCCAAGAATGGTTGCAAGGCCTGGTATTCACGAAACAGCAGTAATAGGGTCAAATGTAGATATTTCAAAAGAAGCAAGTATAGGTGCAAATGTTTTTATAGGTGATAACTGTAAAATCGGTGAAGGAAGTTTAATTCATCCAGGGGTAGTTATATATAACAATGTGATAGTGGGTTCCAATTCGGAACTTCATGCAAACTGCGTCTTACATCCAAAAACTATTGTTGGGAACAATTGTCTCATTCACTCTAATGCAGTTATAGGCTCTGAAGGTTTTGGTTTTATTCCTACAAAAAATGGGTGGAGGAAAATGCCTCAAACAGGAAATGTAATTCTAGAAGATTTTGTTGAGATAGGAACCTGTTCAACAATAGATAGGCCCTCTGTTGGTGAAACAAGAATAGGCAAAGGCACTAAGTTAGATAATCTTGTTCAAATAGGACATGGTGTTGCTGTTGGAAAGAATTGTGCAATGGCATCACAAGTGGGAGTAGCAGGTGGAGCAAAAATTGGAGATGGGGTCATACTTGCTGGGCAAGTAGGTGTAGGTAATAGAGTAAGAATTGGTGATGGAGTAATTGCAAGTTCTAAATGTGGTGTACATGCAGACATTGAACCTGGCCAAGTAATTAGCGGATTCCCAGCAATGCCGAACAAATTATGGCTTAGGTGTTCAGCAAGTTTTAAAAAATTACCCGACATTGCCAAGTCCATTAGAAATGCAAAGGATCCCAAAAGTCATTAA